The sequence below is a genomic window from Natrinema salifodinae.
ACACGACCTGTGAAGGCGGTAGTGTCGCCACTCATCGGGAAGCGTTGAGAAAAATTCGGGATTCGAAACTCGTCGGAACCGAACCGACGTGAGTGGACGGGACTTATCCGAAGAGCTCGCCGAGGCCCTCGCCGCTGGCCTCTTCGTCTTCGTCGTCGTCCTCGTCTTCGTCCGTCGTGTCCGGCACGTCGCTGGTCTCTTCGGCCTCTTCCTCTTCGGCTGCGGCTTCGCCGCCAGCAGCAGCGCCACCCGCGGCGGCTCCGCCGGCGGGGACGGCAGCGGCCTCGGAGACAGCCTCGTCGATGTCAACGTCCTCGAGCGCGGCGACGAGCGCCTTCACGCGGGACTCTTCGACGTCGACGCCGGCGGCGTCGAGCACGTCGGTGAGGTTGTCTTCGTTGATCTCTTCGCCCGATTCGTTCAGGATGAGTGCAGCGTAAACGTATTCCATTGTAATGTCCTCCGTTGATCAGTTGGTTAGCCGAACATTTCGCCGAGCCCTTCCGCGCCGCCATCGCCGTCGTCTTCGTCGTCATCGTCGGTGTCGGCGTCCTCGGCTTCGGTCTCGGCAGCGTCCTGTTCGTCAGCCGATTCGTCTTCGTCCTCGGCACCCGCCGATTCGGCGGGCGCCGCGACGTCCTGCAGTTCCTCAGGCAGAGCCTCCTCGTCGTCGATCTGGGCCGCGAGCGCACGCAGCTGTGCGTCGGCCTTGCTGACGAGGTCCGGCATCAGATCTTCGTCCTCGATCGCGGCCTGCAGGCCGAGGCTCTTGGCCTCGCCCGTGGCCTTGGCGATGAGCGTCGGGGCCGTCGTCGCGGTCGGGAAGCTCGCGTTGACCGAGAGGTTCCGTGCGCGAGCGGCGGCCGCCTGGACGTCGCTCTGGTAGGCCTCGACGTCGATGTCGAGGTCCTCCGGGCCGAAGAGCACGCCGTCGGCGACGACAGCGCGCAGGTCGAGACCGACCTCCTTCGGCTCGATACCCAGTTCGTTGAGGACGTTCGCCAGATCCGCAGAGACTTCCTCGCCGGCCTCTAAGACCGTCGAGTCCTCCATAACCTGGATCGAACCGTCCTCGATCCGTGCGTTCGCGCCGATGCTCTGGAGTTCGCCGACGAACGGCCCCGGATCGACACCGGTGTCCCCTTCGGGGATGACGATGTCGTTCGGC
It includes:
- the rpl12p gene encoding 50S ribosomal protein P1 → MEYVYAALILNESGEEINEDNLTDVLDAAGVDVEESRVKALVAALEDVDIDEAVSEAAAVPAGGAAAGGAAAGGEAAAEEEEAEETSDVPDTTDEDEDDDEDEEASGEGLGELFG
- a CDS encoding 50S ribosomal protein L10, which translates into the protein MSAQAERKTENLPQWKKEEVDELEHLIDEYESVGVVGIAGIPSKQLQDMRRDLHGTAVLRVSRNTLQVRALEDAGLGDLVDHIEGQVGLVATDENPFSLYKELEASKTPAPINEGEVAPNDIVIPEGDTGVDPGPFVGELQSIGANARIEDGSIQVMEDSTVLEAGEEVSADLANVLNELGIEPKEVGLDLRAVVADGVLFGPEDLDIDVEAYQSDVQAAAARARNLSVNASFPTATTAPTLIAKATGEAKSLGLQAAIEDEDLMPDLVSKADAQLRALAAQIDDEEALPEELQDVAAPAESAGAEDEDESADEQDAAETEAEDADTDDDDEDDGDGGAEGLGEMFG